The DNA segment ATCTTCAAAATGGAGCTTCACTGATAATTCATTTACCGACAGCGAAGTGTGCATTAATAATGCCTTTATTTCAAGGATGACTTGACGGTTAATCAAAGTCTTAGGCGCATCATTAAAGAATTGCTTTGTTATTTGAGATAAATAGAACGGTGTAATGTTAAGCTGATTTGCATAAAAAGCCACCTCTCTATGTGTTAAACAATGCTTGCCAATCAATTCCCAAAACTGCCAACAGAGCTTTTCTTTACGAGTAAATTCTTTTTTGGCGATAGAGAAATGAGCGGGTATTGATTCAGTAATAGCAAAAAAGAGATTTTGTAAGTGGTTTTTTAACATTAATTTTCTGTGTTCAGAATAACTGTTATCTATATGTGTTAGTTGTTGAATCCATCTATTTAAGGCTTCATATTGTTCTTTATGTGGGTGACAAATAGGATTGTCATGGAGAAAAGCAAATAAAGTATTAGAAAGAGAATAAGCAATTTCTGAAGCAAAAGATTTATCGAGAAAACAATAGAATAAGCGAAAATTCGCTGATTTTTGACTCAAAACGGCCATCATATCATCGCCTAAAATAAGAATATCATTCGCTTTGATCACCTGTTTTTGAAAACTAATATTGATTACCGCCCTCCCTTCTAAGCAAATCATGACGACGATATAGGATAATGGTAAAGGATAACCTATTTCATTCATCATATTACTTTCACCTATAATGGCATGTTGCGGTGAAGTATTAAGTTGTGACAATACTTGGCTCAGCATAAATCCATTACCTCTTTTTGCTCCTGACTTAACCAACTTTATGTTTTTATATTTGACGATATTGAACGTAATAACAAGTATTCCCTCTCATTTAGTTGTTAAAAGTACCGATTTTACCTCTTTTATGACATTCGGTTTTTTAGTTGCTTTCTTTAGAATACACGCATCTTAAAGCCGTAAGATAATTTGTAGAATATTTAAAAATTAAGAGAAATTATTGAAATGAAAACATTAAAAACAGAGAGACTTATACTACGCCCATGGAAACTTTCTGATGCATCAAGTTTGTATCAATATGCAAAAGATGAACGCATTGGTCCCATTGCAGGTTGGCCAGTACATAAAAACGTTGAAGAAAGTGCCGAAATTATTCGCACTATATTTATGCGTGATGAAGTTTATGCCGTTACGTTAATTGATGATGATCTTGCCATCGGCTTGGTTGGATTATCTTTCGCAAATGAGAGTAATTTCCCGATTGGGGATAATGATGCTGAAGTTTCTTATTGGATTGGTGTGCCATTTTGGGGGAACGGTTTAATACCAGAAGCCGTCAAAGAAATCAGTCGCCATAGCTTCGAAACACTGGAATTAGATAATTTATGGTGTGGCTATTTCGCTGATAATGAGAAGTCACAAAAGGCACAAGAAAAATGCGGATTTAAATTTCATCACGTTATTGAAGAACAATACGCAGAATTTTTAGATGAAGTGAAAGTTGAAAATATTTGTCGCTTAACTAAAGAGGAATGGGTTGAGATCCAAAAACAGACCTATTAAAACAAAACACCAGATTGTGAAATTCACATTATCTGGTGTTTTTTAATATTAACAAGGCAATTTAATTAAGCACTTGCTAATGCTTGGGATAAATCAGCAATTAAATCTTGTGGATTTTCTATTCCAATAGATAAACGAATAGTTGTGTCTTGAATGCCAATGCTATGTCGTAATGTTATTGGTACACCCGAATGCGTTGTTGAACCAGGATGACAAGCTAGAGATTCCGTTCCACCCAGACTTACTGCAAGTTTAAAAATTTTCATTGCATTAAGAAAACGGAAAGCTTCACTTTCGCCACCCACAATATCAAATGAGAAAGTTGATCCTGCACCTGTACATTGTTTAGCAAAAACCTGAGCTTCAACAGAATTTTTATCGGCAAAAGGTAAATAATGAATTGCTTTTACTTTTTCGTGTTCACGCAGAAATTCTGCAACTAATAATGCATTCTGATTGGCTTTTTCCATTCTAATTTGTAACGTTTCTAAAGAACGACCTAGCATCCAGCAAGAATGAGGATCTAATTGTGTCCCTATTGCCCCTCTTAATAATCTGATTTGATTAATAAGTTCACGAGATCCCATTGCAGCACCGGCGACTAAATCTGAATGTCCACCAACATATTTAGTTAAAGAATAGACTGAGACATCAGCACCTTGTTCTATCGGATGCTGATATACAGGGCCAAGTAATGTGTTATCACAGACAATAATAGGGCGATAGCCTTGCGCTTTTTCTAATTGGTCCGCAACGTTCTTTAATGCTCCAATATCAACTAATGAATTAGTCGGGTTTGCAGGAGTTTCTGCAAAAATAACGGATACGCGCCCTTTTTGACTGGCTTTATCTGCTTGTTCTTGAATAAGTGAAAGGTTTAGCCCATCAGTAAATGGTGTGGCTTGGATACCAAATTTAGCAAGTGTTTTGGCAATTAACGTCTCTGTTCCACCATAAAGCGGCTGTGAATGTAAAATAACATCACCGGGCTGTGTTAATGCCATTAATGTTGTGGTAATTGCGGACATTCCTGATGAAAATAATACACAAGATTGTGTATTTTCATAAACAGCCAGTCTATCTTCAACAATTTCACTATTAGGTTGATTAAAGCGAGAATAAACTAAACCTGCCTTTTCACCTTCTGGTAAAGGTTTTCGACCACTTACGGTATCAAAAAAAGCTTTACCCTCTTCTGCACTTTTAAAAATAAAGGTAGATGTTAAAAATACAGGTGGTTTAACGGAGCCTTCAGAGAGTAATGGATCATAGCCATAACTCATCATTAGTGTTTCTGGTGATAGTTTATGCTCGCCGATATATTGTTTTTTCAATTGAGTGTCAGTCATTTTTTTATTTCTTATGTTTAATGAAGGATCTTTATCATACTGAAAAAAATTCATGTTGTTAGAATGTTTTATATAGAATAAAAACCAGCAGTTATATAAACATATCGAGTTTAAGCATAAATATAACGCTAAATAAAAGGTTCTATTCGTTGAGTGGTATTTAATCAAGGTTATTTGACTAAATAAAAGTTGATTATTCTAGTTAAAAAGAAGGAAAAAACAGTAGGATAAACTTAAAGATAAAAAGAATGCGTGTTTCTTTTTACCTTTAAGTTAAGGGACGTTACCAAGCTCTTACCGCATCACCTTTATACATTTCCTTGAATTTTAACTCGATTTGCCTTGAATGCAGAACTGAGACTAATTTTTTTATATTCTCATCATTTTTGTTATCTTCACGCGTTACAATAACATTAGCATAAGGTGAATTCTTATTTTCTAAGATTAATCCATCACGAGTTGCAATAAGCCCTACTTGAGAGGAAAAATTATTGTTGATTATAACCATTGTGATATTGGGATCATTTAATGCTTCAGTAAGCTTAGGTGAGTCTACTTCAACAAAAGTGATTTCTTTTGGGTTATAGATAATGTCATCTACTGTTGGCGTGAAACCAACATTATCATTAAGAGTAATGAGATTATTTTCTGCTAGTAATAAAAGTGCGCGCCCTTTCATGCTAACTTCATTTGAGATTGCAACGACATCACCAGGTTTTAATTCATTTATATCGCTAATTTTTTTAGAATACGCGGCTAAAGGAAAGATATATGTTTTGCTGGCAATATGAAATTGGTAGCCATGCTCTTTTATTTGAGCTTGAAGATAAGGAATTGATTGAAACGCATTCGCATCAACTTCTTTATCGCTCAATGCCTTATTAGGCTGAACATAATCATTGAAAGCAACAACCTCAACATCTAACCCTTCAGTTAATTTCGCTAAACGAATTACTTCATCCCAAATCACTTGATCAGGCCCTGTATTAATTGCCACTTTTACTTTATGTGTATCTTCTTGTGAACAAGATACAGTAAATAGTGATATTGAGGCTAGAAGTAAACCTGTAATAATTTCCTTCATATCTCCCTCTTAAACAGACTTTGATAAAACAGCGCCATAAAAATCATTTTGATTAAGAAATATCCTAACAGTAGATTAATAACAAGGAACAAGAAATGATACAAGTACCTAATGCAGATAAAGAAAGGAATATTATTTATATTTTCACAATACATTGTTTTATAAAACAAAAAAAGGACACATCATAATATGATGTATTTGTTATTTAATTGTAGATTTATTCATTAATGATTTTGTCTATACAATTATCAGAATACGCATCTTCTACACTAAGATAAAATGATTCAGTTACACAATAGCTATTAAATCGCCATTTAAACTGAATTTCATCACCTTTTTTATGTTCTAAAATAGAATAACTTGAAAAGCGGATTGGCGTAGTTTTTTGTAGGTTGTTTCCTACTTTTTCAGCGCTTAACAATACAACGTGGTTTTTTTTCTCAATAAATTTGAAATCAGAGATAGTGATATCTGTACCTTTAATCTTATTGTTGAAAAGGCTCAACGCATTAGCATATATGGATGGAACAATATAAGCTTTTTGATCACTTCCTTTGATATAAACAGTTACCAGATCAACAAAGGTTGAATCATTTAATGCTCGTCTAGATTTAACGACGACATCAGGAACACCATCACCATTAAAATCGATAAGATTTACTCCATATTCGAGTTGAATATCAGTTGCTGTTGAAACAAATGGTAACGATAAAAAAAGTAATCCTAGCCCAAGTTTTAATATATTACCCATTTTATTCACTTCTTTGTTGCTTATTACTTGCGCATCAGACTACTTTGTAACAGTAATTAGTCAAGGGGTTTTATGTTTCAAAACAATACAAAATTTACATTTATATCATATATAAATTATTTTCATGGCAACCACTATACTTATTTGACTATTATAAAAAGAATGTATTTTTAGTGATTATATTTTTTAGATTTAAAATTTATCTTTAATATAGAGCAATATAATTTTTAAGGTCGCTAATTCTTTCTTTCGTTTTATCTTTTAAGCAACTGCTATATACCATTGGTGCCAAACTTCCACCTTGATAATAGTCAGCTTCATATTGGCAAGAGAGGTCTCTAAAATTAATCCAAACCAATTGGGCTTGTTTAAGCTGAGCTTTTCGACCACCATCTAATTTGGTGTAATATTGTTGATAAATATGGTTAAGCTCTTCATCCTTTTGTTGAAAATCTTGATATGCACATTGATTAATTTCAGTCTGGGTTGCTGCATTTCGACAATCAAAATTATCTGCTTGTAAATGTATAGACCAAAATAGTATACCGCCAGATATTGCACCGAATAGGATAAGTTTTTTCATCACACAGTCCTTTTTTTGATTAAAAATATCGCTAAAGATATTTACTTTATTCCTTTACTACTTAATTTAAAGATAAAAACAAAGTAAGCTATTTATCATTTTAGCAAAATTTCCTAGATGACAATTACGTGAGGACAATACAAAAACACTCTATTTTAAATAATCCAATTTAGACGAAAATATTTAATTCTGAGCAATTATGCTAATATTTAGTTTAGAGAAAATGTCTATTTAATACAAATTTAAAAAAATGATAACTCAATATCTTTTTTCTTTAACAATAAATGTCATTTGTAAAAAAATAAGTAAAATAGTAGTCATATTCTATTGTTTGGTTTTTTGTATTGAGTCACTTTTATTGAAATACCTAATCAATCTTACTTTAACAAGAAACTTGTTTTGTCAGCGCCTACTTAAGCAAGATTTAATAAAATCACTTTAATTAATTAGACTAACCAGTCTAATTTATAATACTCACGGGTCTATGTGCCCATGGTGGATTTTTCAAGATATGAAAAAATATTTCAAATCAATTTAGTTTTGTTTAGGGCTTGTCACTCTTATTTTTGTGATAATCATTCGTGGTGGTCAGTATTCTGATTTTGAATTGAATGAGCATGCATCTACGATAACACCGATTAGTTTTGCTTATAAAACAGACACTTTATCTGGAACATTAATTTCATCTAATTAGAGCAATACTGTAGATAACGCCTAAATGAGCGTTGCTCTTTAGACGTTAAAGTGTAAAAACATTATAAATCAATTTGATATTCAATAATTTCTCTGATTTTTATTAATGCATCACGCAATAAATTAATATCAATTGAAGCTAGTGCAATACGAATTGCATGAGGAATATTGGGCGTTGTGGCATAAGGTTCCGCTGTTGCAACAGATATTTGTAACTGATGTAATGAAGCAACAATTTTATCGGCTCTAACTTCTTCAGGTAAAGGTATCCATAAAAAATAAGAAGTTGGATGATGAATATAAGAAAGCCCTTCAAATATCTCACTCACTATTTTTTGTCGCTGCTGTGCATCTTTGCGTAATAAACGTTCTAATTTATCAACAACCCCGTCTTTCACCCATTGGCAGACAATGGAAGTCATTAGTGCCGGTGTATTCCATGTGGTTACTCTCATTGAACGCTCTAACGATGAAATAGAGTTTGTTGGAGCAACAATAAACCCCACTCTTAATCCAGAAGCGATATTTTTAGAAAATCCCGAAATATAAAATGTAATATCTGGCGCTAAGGTAACAATTGAAGGTGGTGCTTTGTTAACTAGAAAAGCATAAGTCGCGTCTTCAATGATCATAAAATGATATTGTCTTGCCAAAGTAATTAATTGTTGTCGCTGTTTTAATGTTAATACCCAGCCCATTGGATTATGAAGTGTGGGAATACAATACAGTGCGCGTATTGCCCTTTTTTTGCATAGCTCTTCCAGTTTATCTAAATCTGTTCCTGTAGGTGTTATGGGAATGGGTAATATTTCCAAATGATGAGCGAGTGCCGCTAATTTAAATCCGGGATAACTTAATGCATCTACCGCTACAACATCTCCCGGTTTTAAAGCGCTTAATAATGTAATCGCGATACCTTGTTGTGCGCCGTTAGTAATAATAATATTTTCAGGTTCAACGGTGATTTCTTTACTTTTAAGATATTGAGAAATCACTATTTTATCGTGTAGTTTGCCGCTATGTGGCTGATAGCGAAGTAATGATTCAATTTCGCCTGATGTCGATAATCTTTTTAGCTCGGTACGTAATAATTCAGCTTGAATAGGCAATGAGGGATAATTGAAATTAAGATCCAACATATCAGCTGCCGTAGGATTTTCTATTCCATGATTTAGCGGAAGTGACAATTCACGAACAAAAGTTCCTCTCCCTGTTTCACCAATGATCAAGCCCATACTTTCTAATTCAGCATAGACACGGCTTGCTGTTGCAAGAGACATTTTATGCTCTGCGGCTAAATGTCGATGTGTGGGTAAACGCGTACCGGGTAATAATTTACCTATACGTATTTCACTCGCTAATTTATCAACTAAAGACTTATAACGGGGCTGAACCATAGACATTGTATCCATGACAATTATTTGATTGTCATAATTGTGTTCCATAAGATGGAATTCAGCAAGTTACATCGTAGATACAAGTTTTATATAAATAGATTTTTATATATCTGTTGCTATTGCGAAAATTGTAATTAATTGTTTTTTATTGAAATTTATCATAATAAAAATGGAAAATCGTATGCAACAAATGAAGCAAAAAGAGCGGAAAAATGGCTGGATAAATGGATTTATAGGTATGTTGATTTTTAGTGGATCTTTACCCGCAACAAAAGCGGCTGTATTAGGTTTTGATCCCTTATTTTTAACCGCGGCAAGAGCAACAATTGCAGGGCTATTATCTTTAGCAATGTTGCTGTTATATAAAGAAAAACTACCTACCTTTAAACAGTGGATTTCATTAACGGTTGTCTCATTAGGTGTTGTTGTCGGTTTTCCATTATTAACGGCGATTGCGCTACAAGAAATAACCTCAGCACACTCCCTTGTTTTTTTAGCTTTATTACCGTTATCTACGGCAATTTTTGCGGTAATACGGGGTGGCGAAAAGCCTCGCCCTATTTTTTGGTTTTTCTCTATTATTGGTAGTTTATTGGTGATGGGCTATGCTATTTCTCAAGGCGGAGCATCTTCAATCAGCGCAGATTTATTAATGATAGCGTCAGTCATCGTTTGTGGTTTAGGTTATGCCGAAGGAGCGACTTTAACGAGAGCATTAGGCGGATGGCAGGTTATTTGTTGGGCATTGATTGTATCTTTACCTCCAATGCTAATTCTTAGCTTTATTCTTATGCCTGAACATCTCGCTACAATTAGTATTTCGGCATGGGTAGGCTTAGGCTATGTCTCACTTTTTAGTATGTTGATTGGTTTTATATTTTGGTACAAAGGATTATCGCAAGGTGGGATCGCGGCAGTAGGACAACTTCAATTATTGCAACCATTCTTTGGGTTAGGCTTTGCTGCTGTATTGCTTCATGAATCTGTCAATTTATTGATGTTATTAGTCACCATTGGTGTTATTTTTTGTGTTGCTGGCTCCAGAAAATATGCTTAATTAAAAGCTTGCTTTTAAAAACTATATTTTTAAAACTATAAAACACGCTAAATAGGGTTATTTAGCGTGTTTTGTTTTTTGAGAACCAAAAGTGAGTGCTTTGCGCCCTTCTTTAAACGTAATAACGTTAAAGACAGATGATCAAGGTGTGTGATTTTTATCAAGCTCTCACTTTTTATATATCAATTAAATTTCACACTTGGTTTTTAAAATAGCCGTTTTTCTATGATGATCTAGTGCTAACTCAATTAATTTAGTAATTAATGATTGATAGCCTAAACCTGCACTCTGCCATAATTTTGGATACATACTAATATTGGTAAAACCAGGTAGTGTATTTATTTCGTTAATCACAACACGATTATCTTGCGTTAAGAACACATCTACACGAGCCATACCTAAGCAATTAAGCACACGGTATGCTTTTAATGCAACTTGGCGAATATGCAAACTTGTATTTTCATCCATTACCGCTGGGACAATAACTTTAGCACCGTCTTCATCAATATATTTTGTGTTATAGGCATAGAAAGCATCGTTTAATACGATTTCACCACAAGGACTAACTTCAGGATCTTCATTACCTAAAACAGCACACTCTATTTCACGGCCTACAATAGCACTTTCAACAATCACTTTAAGATCGTATTCAAAAGCCATTTCTAATGCTGCACTGAATTCTTCTTCATTATTAACTTTGCTAATTCCTACAGAAGAACCTAGGTTTGCTGGCTTTATAAATAAAGGAAGCCCTAATTGGCGAACCATTTCGTTGTAAGGAATGTCATTAATTTGATGCGCCATAATAGTAATAAATGGGGCAACCGCTAAACCTGCACCATCAAGTAGGCGTTTAGTAATATCTTTGTCCATGCAAGCTGCTGAACTCATGATATTTGGTCCTACATAAGGCATATCAATC comes from the Proteus appendicitidis genome and includes:
- a CDS encoding helix-turn-helix domain-containing protein, whose protein sequence is MLSQVLSQLNTSPQHAIIGESNMMNEIGYPLPLSYIVVMICLEGRAVINISFQKQVIKANDILILGDDMMAVLSQKSANFRLFYCFLDKSFASEIAYSLSNTLFAFLHDNPICHPHKEQYEALNRWIQQLTHIDNSYSEHRKLMLKNHLQNLFFAITESIPAHFSIAKKEFTRKEKLCWQFWELIGKHCLTHREVAFYANQLNITPFYLSQITKQFFNDAPKTLINRQVILEIKALLMHTSLSVNELSVKLHFEDPSYLCRYFKRETGNSLSGYRKQHQRQ
- a CDS encoding GNAT family N-acetyltransferase, with the translated sequence MKTLKTERLILRPWKLSDASSLYQYAKDERIGPIAGWPVHKNVEESAEIIRTIFMRDEVYAVTLIDDDLAIGLVGLSFANESNFPIGDNDAEVSYWIGVPFWGNGLIPEAVKEISRHSFETLELDNLWCGYFADNEKSQKAQEKCGFKFHHVIEEQYAEFLDEVKVENICRLTKEEWVEIQKQTY
- a CDS encoding cystathionine gamma-synthase family protein, with the translated sequence MTDTQLKKQYIGEHKLSPETLMMSYGYDPLLSEGSVKPPVFLTSTFIFKSAEEGKAFFDTVSGRKPLPEGEKAGLVYSRFNQPNSEIVEDRLAVYENTQSCVLFSSGMSAITTTLMALTQPGDVILHSQPLYGGTETLIAKTLAKFGIQATPFTDGLNLSLIQEQADKASQKGRVSVIFAETPANPTNSLVDIGALKNVADQLEKAQGYRPIIVCDNTLLGPVYQHPIEQGADVSVYSLTKYVGGHSDLVAGAAMGSRELINQIRLLRGAIGTQLDPHSCWMLGRSLETLQIRMEKANQNALLVAEFLREHEKVKAIHYLPFADKNSVEAQVFAKQCTGAGSTFSFDIVGGESEAFRFLNAMKIFKLAVSLGGTESLACHPGSTTHSGVPITLRHSIGIQDTTIRLSIGIENPQDLIADLSQALASA
- a CDS encoding MetQ/NlpA family lipoprotein encodes the protein MKEIITGLLLASISLFTVSCSQEDTHKVKVAINTGPDQVIWDEVIRLAKLTEGLDVEVVAFNDYVQPNKALSDKEVDANAFQSIPYLQAQIKEHGYQFHIASKTYIFPLAAYSKKISDINELKPGDVVAISNEVSMKGRALLLLAENNLITLNDNVGFTPTVDDIIYNPKEITFVEVDSPKLTEALNDPNITMVIINNNFSSQVGLIATRDGLILENKNSPYANVIVTREDNKNDENIKKLVSVLHSRQIELKFKEMYKGDAVRAW
- a CDS encoding carbapenem self-resistance protein CarG family protein, with the protein product MGNILKLGLGLLFLSLPFVSTATDIQLEYGVNLIDFNGDGVPDVVVKSRRALNDSTFVDLVTVYIKGSDQKAYIVPSIYANALSLFNNKIKGTDITISDFKFIEKKNHVVLLSAEKVGNNLQKTTPIRFSSYSILEHKKGDEIQFKWRFNSYCVTESFYLSVEDAYSDNCIDKIINE
- a CDS encoding lysozyme inhibitor LprI family protein, with translation MKKLILFGAISGGILFWSIHLQADNFDCRNAATQTEINQCAYQDFQQKDEELNHIYQQYYTKLDGGRKAQLKQAQLVWINFRDLSCQYEADYYQGGSLAPMVYSSCLKDKTKERISDLKNYIALY
- a CDS encoding PLP-dependent aminotransferase family protein; amino-acid sequence: MVQPRYKSLVDKLASEIRIGKLLPGTRLPTHRHLAAEHKMSLATASRVYAELESMGLIIGETGRGTFVRELSLPLNHGIENPTAADMLDLNFNYPSLPIQAELLRTELKRLSTSGEIESLLRYQPHSGKLHDKIVISQYLKSKEITVEPENIIITNGAQQGIAITLLSALKPGDVVAVDALSYPGFKLAALAHHLEILPIPITPTGTDLDKLEELCKKRAIRALYCIPTLHNPMGWVLTLKQRQQLITLARQYHFMIIEDATYAFLVNKAPPSIVTLAPDITFYISGFSKNIASGLRVGFIVAPTNSISSLERSMRVTTWNTPALMTSIVCQWVKDGVVDKLERLLRKDAQQRQKIVSEIFEGLSYIHHPTSYFLWIPLPEEVRADKIVASLHQLQISVATAEPYATTPNIPHAIRIALASIDINLLRDALIKIREIIEYQIDL
- a CDS encoding DMT family transporter; protein product: MQQMKQKERKNGWINGFIGMLIFSGSLPATKAAVLGFDPLFLTAARATIAGLLSLAMLLLYKEKLPTFKQWISLTVVSLGVVVGFPLLTAIALQEITSAHSLVFLALLPLSTAIFAVIRGGEKPRPIFWFFSIIGSLLVMGYAISQGGASSISADLLMIASVIVCGLGYAEGATLTRALGGWQVICWALIVSLPPMLILSFILMPEHLATISISAWVGLGYVSLFSMLIGFIFWYKGLSQGGIAAVGQLQLLQPFFGLGFAAVLLHESVNLLMLLVTIGVIFCVAGSRKYA
- the ddlA gene encoding D-alanine--D-alanine ligase encodes the protein MSKLRVAIIFGGKSTEHQVSLQSAKNIINELDRTKFDLCLIGINEQGQWHEYSETDYLLNSDNPKTISLSKPLRAVAIIPGSVKNQFISLEDGQALPQIDVVFPIVHGAYGEDGTLQGLLHMIDMPYVGPNIMSSAACMDKDITKRLLDGAGLAVAPFITIMAHQINDIPYNEMVRQLGLPLFIKPANLGSSVGISKVNNEEEFSAALEMAFEYDLKVIVESAIVGREIECAVLGNEDPEVSPCGEIVLNDAFYAYNTKYIDEDGAKVIVPAVMDENTSLHIRQVALKAYRVLNCLGMARVDVFLTQDNRVVINEINTLPGFTNISMYPKLWQSAGLGYQSLITKLIELALDHHRKTAILKTKCEI